The Chitiniphilus purpureus sequence AAGTTGGTTGGTGTAGATAAGAATTAGGTTTATGATCTCCTTAAATTAAAAGTCAGCAAATAATAAGATAAAATTTCGAATTATTTAATAACCCAGCAATGTAAAAATTGACACGCCCTACTTATAGCTGTCAAAAATTACTAGAATTTCATTTTTCCTTGCATTATTAGTCAACATTTGGCGGCTTTCCGTGTTTGAGGCTTGTAGCACGAGGCCGTACACAACATGTCGAATTTATGAGTACCGCTGCTCAAAGCCGCGCGGTACTTTGTCAGGGAGCCCGAGTGAAATACCGCTTCATGAACGAACACCGACACCACCATCCGATCACGACGCGGTGTCGGGTACTGCAAGTGGCCCGGGCCGGATTCTACAAATGGCCACAACAGCCGGATTCCAACCACGCCAAGGAACATGCCCGTTTGCTGGCGCTGATCCGGGGTTCCTACGCCGCCAGCGGCGGCGTGTATGGCTCGCGCCGCGTTCTGGGTGATCTGCGCGAAATCGGCGAAGCCTGCGGCAAGCATCGCGTAGCGCAACTCATGCGCCAACCAGATCAAGGCCCAGCGCGGCATAAAGCCCCTCGGCCTATTGCAGGCCGGCCGTGATTGCTGGCGCCCAACCATCTGACCCGCGAGTTAGCCTTGGATACCTTGCTGATGGCCGTTTGGCGACGCAAGCCGCAGGGGCGGGTGCTGGTGCACTCCGATCAGGGTTCGCAGTACGGTGGCGATGACTGGCGGCGTTTCTGCGTGGCGAACAACCTGGAGCCGAGCATGAGCCGACGGGGCAACTGCCAGGACAATGCCTTGGCTGAGAGCTTCTTCCAACTGCTCAAGTGCGAACGGATGGATGCCGCGTAAGACCCACCAAACCGGGAAGAAGCGCGACGTGACATGTTTGATTCCATCCAGCGGTTCCACAACCCGAAGCGTCGGCACGAGACCAGCAATGGGCTATCGCTGGTAGCGTATGAACGACAACATTCCCAACGGCTCGTGAGTGTCCAGGATACCTAGCGGCTGCCGGCCGACGGCCACGAACTGGACGACGCCGCATGTCGGGGTGCCGGATACGTTCGGTGCGCCACAGCAGTGGGCCATGCGGGCGTGCTATAACTGCGCGCATCGTGTCACCGCCGTTCCACGCCATGCCGTCCCGTCGCCGGTTTCTCGCGCTGTTCTTCCTGCTCGCCCTGCTGGTGGCGCTCGACTATGGCTGGCTGTCGTTGACCCGGGCAGTGGATGACCGGACAGGCGATCTGCTGCTGAGCCGGCATGCGGCGCAGCGGCCGGCCTCGCCGCAGGTGGTGATCGTGGATATCGACCAGCGCAGCCTGGAAGCGCTGAACGAGGTGGCCGGCAGCTGGCCGTGGCCGCGCGCCATCCATGCCGAGATGATCGAAATCCTGGCGGCGCAGCGTCCCGCCGCCATCGTGTTCGATGTGCTGTTCAACGAGCCGGATACCTTCCGACCGGACAGCGATGCGCTGTTGCGCGACGTGGCATTGGCGCACCGCAACCTGTATTTCCCTTATGTGCTGCTGGACGACGGGCAGCCGGCGCCGCTGGCGCGGCTGCCCGCCACGCTCGGCATCCGCCAAGGCGCCGGCGCCGTACCGGGCGCCGGCGCACCGCTGCTGCTGCCAGGCGTATTGCCGCCTCAAGCTTGGCGCGGCGGGTTGATCAACTTCGACGCCGATCACGACGGGGTCGGGCGCCACTATCTGATCGACCGCAATCGAAACGGCTGGCTGATTCCGTCCATGCCGGCCCGGGTGGGGCGCGAGCTGGGCTGGAAGGTGCCTGAGACCGCACGGGTACGCCTGAACTGGACGCAGCGCCACCGGCATGTCTCCTTTGCCGACCTGTATTTCGACGCCAACAGTGAGACGCCGCGGCGCCCTGCCGACGAGTTCACCGGCAGGGTCGTGGTGATCGGCACCGCGGCGCCGGGACTGCAGGATCTGCGGCCCACGCCGTTGGGGCAGAACTATCCGGGTGTGGAAATCCTGGCGACTGCGTTGGACAACCTGCAGCACGGGGACTGGCTGCGCGAAGTGCCGCGTGCGGCGTTCGCGCCGCTGGCCCTTGTGCTGTGCACGCTGCTGTGGCTGGGCTTTGCGCGCGGGGTGAACACGCTGTGGCTGGGGCTGGGGCTGTCAGGCGCCACCGCGACGGGCGTGGCGGCGATGACGCTGGCGCTCGATGCCCACGCCTACTGGCCGCTGGCAGGCAGCCTCGTCTGGGCCTGGGTCTACTTCTGGCTGGCGGCACTGGTGGCCTACCTTGGCGAACGGGCCCGGCGCGAGCAGGCGGTGCAACTCTTCGGGCGCTTTCTCGACCAACGCGTGGTGCGCGATCTGGTGGAAAGCGGCCAGATCGATGCGCAGCGCGGAGCGGCAAGCCGGCATGTCTCAGTGCTGTTCTCGGATATCCGGGGCTTCACCTCGCTGTCCGAGACCCGTCCGCCCGAAGAGATCGTCAGCCTGTTGAACCGTTACTTTTCCCGGCAGGTCGAGGTCATCTTCCGCCACGGCGGCACGTTGGATAAATTCATCGGCGACGCCATCATGGCATTCTGGGGCGCGCCGGTGGACGATCCGCAGCATGCCGAACACGCGGTGGCGGCGGCGCTGGAGATGGCGCGCGAGCTGGAAGCGTTCAAGGCCGAACTCGGCGAGCTGGGTGGAAGCTTCGACATCGGCATCGGCATCCACAGCGGCCCGGCGGTGATCGGCTTCATCGGCGCGCAGGCGCGGCTGGACTACACCGCGATCGGCGATACGGTGAACCTCGCCAGCCGCATCGAAGGCGAGACCAAGGGCGTAGCGCGCGTGCTGGTTTCGGAAGCGACGCGCCAGGCATGCGGCGAGCGCTTCGTCTTTGTCGAGCAGGGGCTGCATCGGGTCAAGGGCCGCGAACAGCCGGTGCGCTTGTTCGAACCCCGGTCCGATGCGGCAGCCCACCCCATGGATTCATAGGCATATAGGAAAGGCATCGTGATGAAACTTCCCGCATTGATCCTGGCTGTGGCTGCGCTCGCCGCGGCCGGCAACGCACTGGCCGAGCGCGGACTGCTGATCCGGGCCGCGCCGCTCAAGCAGCAGCCGTTTCTGGATGCCGGCACGGTGGCGCAGCTGCCGGCCAGCAGCCAGGTGGATGTGCTCAAGCGCAAGGGCGCGTGGATGCAGGTGAAAACCGGCGACGGGCGGCAAGGTTGGGTAAAGCTGCTCAACGTGCGCACCGGCGGCGCGCGCGGTGCCGGTGGCGGGCTGGGCACGCTGGGCCAGGTGCTCAGCACCGGCTCATCGGGCACCACGGTCACCACCGGCGTGAAGGGCCTGTCGGCCGAGCAGATCGAAAACGCCAAGCCCAACTACGGCGAGCTGGAGCGGCTCAAACAGTACCGGGTCAGCACGCAAAGTGCCAGCAGCAGCGCCCGCGGCGCCGGGCTGAAGGCGGAGAGCGTGAAATACCTGCCCTACTCGCGCGGCGCGGGTACGCAGGACGATGCGCAAATGCAACGGCGCGGGGGTTGAGCCAATGAAGACCATCACCATCGCGCGCAGCCTGTGCGCACTCGTGCTCGCGGCGGCGCTGCCGGCGTCGGCCCTGGATCTGGGCAAGCTGGTGGACCAGCTCAACGAGAACCCGGAACTGGTCGAGGCCGTGGGCGGCGTGATCCAGAACACCATCGATGCCAATCGCACTGTCGGGCCGAAGGAGGAAGCCACCATCGGCGACGGTCTGGCGGCCAATCTGCTCGGGGCGGCGCCGTTGGTGCGCAACGCCGAGCTGCAGCGCTACGTGAACCAGGTGGGCCAATGGGTGGCGAGCCGCTCGGAGCAACCGGGGATCAACTGGCGCTTCGGGGTGATCGACAGCCCCAACGTCAACGGCTTCGCCACACCCGGCGGCGCCATCTTCATCACCCGCGGCCTCTACCAGCGGCTGCGTGACGAGGCCGAGCTGGCCGGCGTGCTGGCGCACGAGATCAGCCATGTGCTGGCGCGCCACCATATGCGCGCCATCCAGGCCGGCAAGGGCCGCGAAGCGCTGGGCAGCGCACTGCAGGGCTTCATCAGCTACAAGCAGAGCGATGCCCGCCAGCTCGGCGCCAATGCCATCTCGGGCATGTCCGAGGTGTTCGTGCGCGGGCTGGACAAGGATGACGAGCATGAGGCCGACATCCGCGGCATGGTGTTGTCGGCACGCGCCGGCTACAACCCATATGCGTTGGTCTCGGTGCTGCAGACGCTCTCGCAGATCAATCCCGCCGACAGCACGGTGCAACTGATGTTCAGCACGCACCCGTCGCCCGGTGAGCGGCTCAACAAGATCGACCAGATCGTGGGCGACCGGCTGGAGCGCTACAGCGACGGCGTGCAGGCAACCTCGCGCTTTTACCCGGCGCGTTAGCGCGGCGCCGCAGCTGATCGCCCCCGGGACGGCTGCCCGGCATGCCAGCACGGTATGCCGGGCAGCCGCGGCAACGGCCCCACGCTGCCGCAGCCTGCCCGTAAGCGCCGTATAATCGCCGGATGCTGTCGCGCCAGCCGGCGCGCCCACCGGAGCCTGCATGCAACCCTATTCCATCCGCCGCGAACGGCTGGCTGCGCGCCTCGCCCCCGGCATCGTCATCCTGCCCACCGCGCCGGAAGTGGCGCGCAATGCCGATACCACCTACCCGTACCGTTTCGACTCCAGCTTCCACTACCTGACCGGGTTTGCCGAGCCTGAAGCGGTGCTGGTGCTGCTGATCGACGGCGAGGGGCACGAGGCGGTGCTGTTCTGCCGCGACAAGGACCTCGAGCGCGAGATCTGGGACGGCTATCGCCATGGTCCCGCCGCGGCCGCCGAGCGCTTCGGCTTTGCGCGCGCCTACGGCTACGCGACGCTGGACGAGGAGATGGTCAGGCTGCTTGCCAACCAGCCGCGTATCCACACCCTGTTCGGCGTGAACGCCGATTGGGATGCACGCATCGCCAAGTGGGTGAACGCGGTGCGTGCCCAGGCGCGCGCCGGCGTGAGCGCGCCTGGCGAAATCCATGATGTGCGCAGTGCCATCGACGAGATGCGGCTGTTCAAGGACGAACATGAACTGGGCATCATGCGCGAAGCCGCGCGCATCAACTGCGGTGCGCATATCCGCGCCATGCTGGCCGCCCGGCCCGGCCTGCCCGAATATGCCGTCGAAGCCGAGCTGCTGCACGAGTTCTACCGCCACGGCAGTCGCTTTCCGGCCTACGGCAGCATCGTCGCCAGCGGCCCCAATGCCTGCGTGCTGCATTACGTGGAAAATGACCGCGTGCTGGTCGATGGCGACCTGTTGCTGATCGACGCCGGCTGCGAATACCAGGGCTACGCCAGCGATATCACACGGACCTTCCCGGTGAACGGCCGCTTCAGCGGGCCGCAGAAGGCGGTGTACGAACTGGTGCTGGCCGCGCACGCCGCCGCCCTGGCCCAGGCGCGCCCGGGTCTGCCGTGGCATGCCATGCACGACGCCGCGGTGCGGGTGCTCGCCCAGGGCCTCGTGGACCTGAAGCTGCTCTCCGGTTCACTCGACGCGGTGCTGGAACAGGAAAGCTACCGGCAGTTCTACATGCACCGCACCGGCCACTGGCTGGGGATGGACGTGCACGACGTGGGGGCCTACAAGGTGGCGGGCCAGTGGCGCGAACTTGCACCGGGCATGGTGTTCACCGTGGAGCCGGGGTTGTACATCCGGCCGGCCGCCAACGTGCCACCCGAATTCGAGCACATCGGCGTGCGGATCGAGGATGACGTGGCCATTACCGCAGACGGCCATGAGGTGCTGACCGACGCCTGCCCACGCAGCGTGGCGGCGATCGAGGCACTGCTGGCACAGCGGCACTGACACGGACACCCCCATGCACGCTCCCCCCCTTGCCGACCATATCGACATCGCCATCGTCGGCGGCGGCCCGGTCGGCGCGCTGCTGGCCGCCCGCCTCGCCCGCACCGGGCACCGCGCCCTGCTGCTGGAAGCCCGCACCGGGGTGGAGGCCGACCCGCGCGCACTGGCGCTCTCGCATGCCAGCCGCGAAGCACTGGAATCCCTGGGCCTGTGGGACGACGCAGCGCTCCAGGCCACCGCCATCGAGCAGGTGCACGTTTCGCAGGCCGGCAGTCTGGGCCGGGTGCGACTCTGCGCATCCGAACTGGGCTTGCCGGCACTGGGCTACGTGGTCGGCTACGCCGCGCTGGCCGGCACCGCGCAGCAACGGCTGCAGGCGCGGGGCTGTGCCGTGGCCCTGGGGTGCCGGGTGGAAGCGATACGCCGGCTGACGCGCTTTGCCGAGCTGCGCCTCACCACCCCCACCGGGCCGCATACGCTGACCTGCCGGCTGGTGGTCCTGGCCGACGGCGGTGGTCTGGTCGAGCAGCTCGACGATGTGGCGCGTCAGGTCAAGCCCTATGCCCAGCACGCCGTGCTCGCCACGCTGACCCCGAACACGTCGCATCACGGCATCGCCCATGAGCGCTTTGCCGACGACGGCCCGCTGGCGCTGCTGCCACGCGGCCGCGATTTCAATCTGGTCTGGACGCAGACCCCGGAAGCGGCAGAGGCACGCCTGGCGCTGTCGGACCAGGACTTCCTGGCCGAGATCGGTGCCCGGCTGGGCGGGAGGGTGGCCGGTTTCAGCGCGGTCGGGCCGCGCGCCAGCTTTGCGTTGGCACTCAAGACACTCGACCGGGTGGTCGCACGGCGTGTCGCGCTGATCGGCAACGCGGCGCAGACGCTGCATCCGGTCGCAGGACAGGGCCTGAACCTGGGATTGCGCGATGCCGCGACGCTGGCCGACGTGCTGTGCGCGGTCGGCCCGGCTCATCTGGGCGAGCCCGAGACACTGGCCCGCTATGCACGGCTGCGACGCAAGGACGCAGGTCTTGTCACCGCGTTCACCGACAGCCTGATCACCCTGTTCGACTCGCCCGCGCCCTGGCTCAAGCACGGCCGCAGCCTGGGCCTGCTGGCATTGGACCAGATCGCGCCGTTGCGGCGCGGTTTTGCGGCACGCATGGTATACGGCGCACGCTGATCCGCAGGGCGCCACCCCGGCAGGAAGCTCAGCACATGGCATATCCGGCAGATGCGCGCGGGTTCGGCGACAACAGGGCATCGGGCGGGCGCAGTGCCGGCCGACGAGCTGCCTGGCGCTGTCGACGAGGCCCAGTGCAACGACACACAGGCTACGCCATGCGCAAGACCGCCTTGCTGCTCTTCCTTCCCCTTGGCCTGACCCGGGCCGAGGAAGCGCCATTGCTGCTCACCTACCCGGACAAGCCGCCGTTCTACTACACCGACAGCCAGGGCCGGCCCGCAGGCTTCCTGCTGCGCCAGACCCAGGCCATGCTGTCCGCGGCCGGGATCGCCGCGCGCTACGAGTTCCGCCCCCCGAAGCGCGCACTGCAGGAGATCGGATACGGCGGGCAGCCCATGTGCTCGATCGGCTGGTTCAAGACGCCGGAGCGGTTGCGCCTTGGCTGGTTTTCCAACGCCCTGTACCGCGATCCGCCGATGCTCGTGGTCACCCGGAGCACGCTGGTGGAGCAGCTCAGGCGCCACGGCAATGCCGCCAGGCTGCTGACCGACCCCAAACTCATGCCGGGCCTGATCGCGAGCTTCGCCTACGGTACCTATCTGGATGGCCTGCTGGCGGCGCGTGGCGCGCAGGTGGACCGCAGCGCGCAGAACCCGGCACAGAATCTTGCGATGGTGGCGCGCGGGCGGGTGGACTACGCCTTTTTCGACCCGAGCGAATTCGACTACTGGCAACGTCAGCCCATCCTGCGGCAATACAACGTGGCGGCGCTCCCGCTGCCGGACCTGCCTGCCGGCAACGCGCGCCACCTGCTATGCAGCCACCAGGTGCCGGCAACGCTGCTGGACCGCCTCAATCAGGCCATCGCCACCGCACATGCCGCCAACCCGGCACATCCGCGTTAGCCTCGTGCCGGTCAGGCGGCCCACGGCGTCTGGTCGGACCTCATCCGGCGCGGGGAATGGCAGGCTGCCCCTGTTGGCCAGCCGCCCCGGGGCATGCCTTGGCATGGGGGGCGACAGCCATGCCGCCGCAGCGCCGCTCCGCCCCCATCGGACAACCGGCCTACTACGGCGGATCCTTGAGCCGGGTGCGCGATACGCCAGCCAGGATGCCGACCCCCAGCAATACCACCCCACCGACCACGATCCAGTGCAGTGCGATGCCGGCCAGATGGGCGCCGTAGCCCAGCCCGAGGATGGCCAGCACCACGCCGATCAGGAACAAACCGAACGAAGACATTTCTCCCTCCTTGTGATGGTTGCACGTTCAGCTTCAGTAAAAACCGGGTGCACGGAGACAGCGCTGGAACTATTGCCGCGGCATGACAGCCCACCGCCGGATTGACAGCCGCAGGCGCGCCCCTTAAATGGACCAACCCGTCGATCAATCATTTGCCCCCATGCACCCAATCGCTCCGGAAAGACACGCGATGCGGCAGCGGCAGCCCCCCGCTGCCGCCGTGCCGCATGTTGCCCGCAACCGCCCTCATCGGGCCCGCACCATGCGGCGCTGCGGCAAGGCCGGGGTGAGCCTGGGCTGGTCGTTCCACGGGGTATGCAGCCAGCAGGCCCCGATCGAGGCCAGCGCCGGCCGGATACGACTGCCAGGCAATCCGGCCGGCCGGATCGCACTCGACCCCGCCCACAACGCCAGGCACAGCGTGGCGTTGCTGTGCCCCCTGCTGATGCGCCGATTGCGGGCCGGCCGATGAGTCCCTCCGCCACTGCGCCGCAGGCGGACGGACGCCTGCTGGAAGTGGATGCGCTGCGCGGCTTTGCGCTGCTGGGCATCCTGGTGGTGAACATCACCGCGTTCGCCTCGGCCTACTACGGGCTGGGCGTGCCCGATCCGGGCTTTGGCCGTCCGCTCGATCTGGCCGTGCGCGCGCTGGTGTCGCTGCTGTTCGAAACCAAGTTCTACCTGCTGTTCTCGTTCCTGTTCGGCTACAGCTTCACGCTGCAGCTGGCCTCGGCCGAACGCGCCCGGGTGGCGTTCGTGCCACGCTTTCGCCGCCGGCTGATGGGGCTTGCCGTACTGGGCGCGCTGCATGCGGTGTTGCTGTACTACGGCGACATCCTGCTCATCTATGCGCTGCTTGGCGCGCTGCTGCTGCAACTGCGCCATCTGGCGCCGCAATCGGCGCTGCGCATCGCCGTGGCGCTGGTGCTGACCAGTGCAGCGGCGTGGTTGCTGATCGGACTGGCGATCACGCTGGCCGGACAACAGCTGGACCTGCCCGCGCTGCTGGCGCAGGCGCAACGGGCGACGCTGGCGTATCGCGGCGATGCCGCGGACGTGATCGCCCAGCGCTGGCGCGAGCTGACCGAGGACGTCTGGTTCGTGGTGGTGTTCGTCCAGGGCCCCTCGGCGCTGGCGATGTTCCTGGCGGGCCTTGCCGCGGGCAAGCTGCATGCGCTCTCCGCCCTGCCCGGCCGCCCCACGGTACTGTGGCGCATCGTGCTGGGCTGCCTGCCGCCGGGGCTCGCCGGTGCGCTCTGCTACAGCTATGGATCATTGTGGCTGGGCAGCAGCGGCCTTGCGCTGGTGGCGTTGGGGATCGGGCTGGCCACCGCGCCACTGCTGAGTGCAAGCTATGTGGCCATGCTGCTGCTGGCAGTGCGTACCGGGCCGGGACGGCGGCTGGCGGCACGGCTGGCGCCGCTGGGGCAGATGGCGCTGAGCAATTACCTGCTGCAATCGCTGCTGTGCGCCTTCATCTTCACCGGCTACGGGCTGGGCCTGATCGGCCACCTGGCACCGCTGCCGGTGTTGCTGCTGGCGCTGACGATCTACGCGGCCCAACTGCCGCTGAGCGCCTGGTGGATGCGCCGGCATGCCTATGGCCCGGTCGAATGGCTGCTGCGGGCAGTCACCTATGCACAATGGCCGGCATGGCGGCGTCCGCTGCCGGATGGTGATGTGGCGCGCTGAAGCCCGCTCAGGGCAGAATTGCCGCTCCATGCCCCGCGCAGGCCCTGCACCATAGGCAGGCGTGCCTTGTCGCCGCGTTCAACGGTTCAACGGAGCCCCGCTGCCCCATGCTCAAACATAGCCTGCGCACCCTGTTCGCCACTTGGCTGGCCGGGCTGTTCGCCCTGCTGCCGCTGACGGTGACCCTGGCGCTGGTCAGCTGGGTCATCAGCCTCATCAACCGCTTTATCGGGCCGGACAGCCTGATCGGCGGGCTGTTCGCCACGCTCGGCCAGCCCTTTGCCAGCAATCCGTATCTGGCCTATCTGAGCGGCACGCTGCTGCTGATCGTCGCCATCTATCCACTTGGGGTGGCAGTGCAATCCGGCCTGCGGCGGCCGCTGGCAAAACTGGTGGACATGACCCTGCGCCGCATTCCTTTGATCGGCAGCCTCTACAACCTGGCGGACCGCTTTGTCGCCCTGCTGGACCAGAAACAGGAAGCGGACATCGGCGCCATGAGCCCAGTGTGGTGCTTTTTCGGTGGCGAGGGCGTGGCAGTGCTGGCACTGCTGCCCAACCCCGAGCCGGTCGAGCTGGATGGGCGCATCTACCACGCGATACTGGTCCCGACCGCCCCGGTCCCGATCGGCGGCGGCCTGCTGTACGTGCCGGCCGACTGGATCCGGCCGGCGCAGATCGGCGTGGACAAGCTCACCAGCATCTATGTGTCGATGGGCATCACCCCACCGCCGGCGCTGCGCGGTGGCAGGATGCCGACGGCCTCACCGGTGATCCTGACCGATTGAGCCCAGGCAACCCAAGCACCGCCCTGCTCATGGCCAGGCCACGATGCCACGGTCACACGCGCCATAACCCGTGGCGACGGGGCCAGGCACCGGTAGCGCCCGCCCCTCGGTCAGCGCCGCACGCGCTGCGCGCACGGCCTGCAGCATATGGGCCAACGCCGCCTCGGCCTCGGGCCAGCTGCGCGTCTTCAGGCCGCAATCGGGGTTGATCCACAGGCGCTCGGCCGGCAGCACGGCGAGCGCCTTGCCGATCAGCCGCAGCATCTCGACCACTGGTGGCACCCGTGGGCTATGGATGTCGTACACCCCCGGCCCGATGCCGTTCGGATAGGCGAAGCTGCCGAAGGCGTCGAGCAGTTCCATGTCCGAGCGGCTGGTTTCCAGGGTGATCACGTCGGCATCCAGCGCCGCGATGGCCGGCAGGATGTCATTGAACTCCGAGTAGCACATATGGGTGTGGATCTGGGTGCTGTCTGCGACCCCGCAGGAGGCGATGCGGAACGCGCGCCCGGCCCATTCCAGGTAGGCGTCCCACTCGCCGCGATGCAACGGCAGCCCTTCGCGGAACGCCGGTTCGTCGATCTGGATCACCCGGATGCCGGCGGCCTCCAGGTCCGCCACCTCATCGCGGATCGCCAGCGCAAGCTGCAGGCAGGTCTGCTCGCGCGGCTGGTCGTCGCGCACGAACGACCATTGCAGCAGGGTCACCGGGCCGGTGAGCATGCCCTTCATCGGCTTGGTCGTAAGCGACTGCGCATAGCGGCTCCAGGCCACGGTCATTGCCTTGGGGCGCATCACATCGCCAAAGAGGATGGGCG is a genomic window containing:
- a CDS encoding adenylate/guanylate cyclase domain-containing protein; the protein is MPSRRRFLALFFLLALLVALDYGWLSLTRAVDDRTGDLLLSRHAAQRPASPQVVIVDIDQRSLEALNEVAGSWPWPRAIHAEMIEILAAQRPAAIVFDVLFNEPDTFRPDSDALLRDVALAHRNLYFPYVLLDDGQPAPLARLPATLGIRQGAGAVPGAGAPLLLPGVLPPQAWRGGLINFDADHDGVGRHYLIDRNRNGWLIPSMPARVGRELGWKVPETARVRLNWTQRHRHVSFADLYFDANSETPRRPADEFTGRVVVIGTAAPGLQDLRPTPLGQNYPGVEILATALDNLQHGDWLREVPRAAFAPLALVLCTLLWLGFARGVNTLWLGLGLSGATATGVAAMTLALDAHAYWPLAGSLVWAWVYFWLAALVAYLGERARREQAVQLFGRFLDQRVVRDLVESGQIDAQRGAASRHVSVLFSDIRGFTSLSETRPPEEIVSLLNRYFSRQVEVIFRHGGTLDKFIGDAIMAFWGAPVDDPQHAEHAVAAALEMARELEAFKAELGELGGSFDIGIGIHSGPAVIGFIGAQARLDYTAIGDTVNLASRIEGETKGVARVLVSEATRQACGERFVFVEQGLHRVKGREQPVRLFEPRSDAAAHPMDS
- a CDS encoding SH3 domain-containing protein, which codes for MKLPALILAVAALAAAGNALAERGLLIRAAPLKQQPFLDAGTVAQLPASSQVDVLKRKGAWMQVKTGDGRQGWVKLLNVRTGGARGAGGGLGTLGQVLSTGSSGTTVTTGVKGLSAEQIENAKPNYGELERLKQYRVSTQSASSSARGAGLKAESVKYLPYSRGAGTQDDAQMQRRGG
- a CDS encoding M48 family metalloprotease; amino-acid sequence: MKTITIARSLCALVLAAALPASALDLGKLVDQLNENPELVEAVGGVIQNTIDANRTVGPKEEATIGDGLAANLLGAAPLVRNAELQRYVNQVGQWVASRSEQPGINWRFGVIDSPNVNGFATPGGAIFITRGLYQRLRDEAELAGVLAHEISHVLARHHMRAIQAGKGREALGSALQGFISYKQSDARQLGANAISGMSEVFVRGLDKDDEHEADIRGMVLSARAGYNPYALVSVLQTLSQINPADSTVQLMFSTHPSPGERLNKIDQIVGDRLERYSDGVQATSRFYPAR
- the pepP gene encoding Xaa-Pro aminopeptidase, with protein sequence MQPYSIRRERLAARLAPGIVILPTAPEVARNADTTYPYRFDSSFHYLTGFAEPEAVLVLLIDGEGHEAVLFCRDKDLEREIWDGYRHGPAAAAERFGFARAYGYATLDEEMVRLLANQPRIHTLFGVNADWDARIAKWVNAVRAQARAGVSAPGEIHDVRSAIDEMRLFKDEHELGIMREAARINCGAHIRAMLAARPGLPEYAVEAELLHEFYRHGSRFPAYGSIVASGPNACVLHYVENDRVLVDGDLLLIDAGCEYQGYASDITRTFPVNGRFSGPQKAVYELVLAAHAAALAQARPGLPWHAMHDAAVRVLAQGLVDLKLLSGSLDAVLEQESYRQFYMHRTGHWLGMDVHDVGAYKVAGQWRELAPGMVFTVEPGLYIRPAANVPPEFEHIGVRIEDDVAITADGHEVLTDACPRSVAAIEALLAQRH
- a CDS encoding FAD-dependent monooxygenase, yielding MHAPPLADHIDIAIVGGGPVGALLAARLARTGHRALLLEARTGVEADPRALALSHASREALESLGLWDDAALQATAIEQVHVSQAGSLGRVRLCASELGLPALGYVVGYAALAGTAQQRLQARGCAVALGCRVEAIRRLTRFAELRLTTPTGPHTLTCRLVVLADGGGLVEQLDDVARQVKPYAQHAVLATLTPNTSHHGIAHERFADDGPLALLPRGRDFNLVWTQTPEAAEARLALSDQDFLAEIGARLGGRVAGFSAVGPRASFALALKTLDRVVARRVALIGNAAQTLHPVAGQGLNLGLRDAATLADVLCAVGPAHLGEPETLARYARLRRKDAGLVTAFTDSLITLFDSPAPWLKHGRSLGLLALDQIAPLRRGFAARMVYGAR
- a CDS encoding substrate-binding periplasmic protein, with the protein product MQRHTGYAMRKTALLLFLPLGLTRAEEAPLLLTYPDKPPFYYTDSQGRPAGFLLRQTQAMLSAAGIAARYEFRPPKRALQEIGYGGQPMCSIGWFKTPERLRLGWFSNALYRDPPMLVVTRSTLVEQLRRHGNAARLLTDPKLMPGLIASFAYGTYLDGLLAARGAQVDRSAQNPAQNLAMVARGRVDYAFFDPSEFDYWQRQPILRQYNVAALPLPDLPAGNARHLLCSHQVPATLLDRLNQAIATAHAANPAHPR
- a CDS encoding DUF418 domain-containing protein, with product MSPSATAPQADGRLLEVDALRGFALLGILVVNITAFASAYYGLGVPDPGFGRPLDLAVRALVSLLFETKFYLLFSFLFGYSFTLQLASAERARVAFVPRFRRRLMGLAVLGALHAVLLYYGDILLIYALLGALLLQLRHLAPQSALRIAVALVLTSAAAWLLIGLAITLAGQQLDLPALLAQAQRATLAYRGDAADVIAQRWRELTEDVWFVVVFVQGPSALAMFLAGLAAGKLHALSALPGRPTVLWRIVLGCLPPGLAGALCYSYGSLWLGSSGLALVALGIGLATAPLLSASYVAMLLLAVRTGPGRRLAARLAPLGQMALSNYLLQSLLCAFIFTGYGLGLIGHLAPLPVLLLALTIYAAQLPLSAWWMRRHAYGPVEWLLRAVTYAQWPAWRRPLPDGDVAR
- a CDS encoding DUF502 domain-containing protein, translating into MLKHSLRTLFATWLAGLFALLPLTVTLALVSWVISLINRFIGPDSLIGGLFATLGQPFASNPYLAYLSGTLLLIVAIYPLGVAVQSGLRRPLAKLVDMTLRRIPLIGSLYNLADRFVALLDQKQEADIGAMSPVWCFFGGEGVAVLALLPNPEPVELDGRIYHAILVPTAPVPIGGGLLYVPADWIRPAQIGVDKLTSIYVSMGITPPPALRGGRMPTASPVILTD